The following are encoded in a window of Chroococcidiopsis sp. TS-821 genomic DNA:
- the bioF gene encoding 8-amino-7-oxononanoate synthase produces the protein MPSDAYSWIEQSLATIHKADWYRTVQAIQGRSGATVEIDGRSLINFASNDYLGLASDDRLIQAAMSATQQYGTGTTGSRLLSGHRQLHRELESAIARLKQTEDALVFSSGYLANIGTISAIVGKRDLILADQYNHSSLKSGAILSGATVIEYSHCDLVSLQTHLQQRDRYRRCLIVTDSVFSMDGDLCPLPELLDLAEQHNCMLLIDEAHATGVLGNGAGCVEHFGCTQRQLIQVGTLSKALGSLGGYVAGSKILIDFLRNRAPSWIYTTALSPANAAAALAAIHIVQQEPERRQQLWRNIDNLKLLLHQQLPHLQLLPSESAILCLLLPSPASALTAANSLQDAGVFAPAIRPPTVPTSRIRISLMATHTFAHIQQLVDSLSAIEIVSPKSARGDRQ, from the coding sequence ATGCCGAGTGACGCTTACAGCTGGATTGAACAATCGCTTGCAACTATCCACAAAGCCGATTGGTATCGTACTGTGCAGGCGATCCAAGGACGTTCGGGGGCTACTGTAGAAATCGACGGGCGATCGCTTATTAACTTCGCGAGTAACGATTACCTTGGATTAGCCAGCGACGATCGCTTAATTCAAGCGGCAATGAGTGCGACACAACAATATGGTACAGGCACTACAGGGTCGCGGTTACTCAGCGGACATCGCCAATTACACCGCGAATTAGAAAGCGCGATCGCACGGCTTAAACAAACGGAAGATGCTCTTGTCTTTAGTTCCGGCTATCTGGCAAATATTGGTACAATCTCGGCAATTGTCGGGAAACGCGATTTGATTTTAGCGGATCAATACAATCACTCATCGTTAAAAAGCGGAGCAATTCTCAGTGGTGCAACAGTAATTGAATATTCGCATTGCGATCTGGTGTCGCTGCAAACGCATCTTCAACAACGCGATCGCTATCGTCGTTGTCTCATTGTGACTGATAGCGTTTTTAGTATGGATGGCGATTTGTGTCCTCTACCAGAACTACTCGACTTAGCTGAACAACACAACTGTATGCTATTAATCGATGAAGCGCATGCGACTGGAGTACTAGGAAACGGTGCTGGATGTGTCGAACACTTTGGCTGTACGCAACGTCAGCTAATTCAAGTTGGTACGCTCAGTAAAGCGTTAGGAAGTCTAGGCGGTTATGTTGCTGGAAGCAAAATATTGATTGATTTCTTGCGCAATCGCGCCCCTAGTTGGATATATACTACTGCACTTTCACCTGCAAACGCAGCAGCAGCTTTAGCCGCAATTCACATTGTTCAGCAAGAACCCGAACGACGTCAACAGCTATGGCGTAACATTGATAACTTGAAGTTACTCCTACATCAACAGTTACCACACTTACAATTACTCCCGTCTGAATCTGCAATTCTTTGCTTATTATTACCCAGTCCTGCGAGTGCTTTGACTGCAGCTAATTCTTTGCAAGATGCTGGGGTTTTTGCGCCAGCAATTCGCCCACCTACAGTACCCACAAGCCGGATTCGAATTTCACTGATGGCGACGCATACGTTCGCTCACATCCAGCAACTTGTAGATAGTTTGAGCGCTATTGAAATAGTTTCACCTAAATCTGCTCGCGGCGATCGACAATGA
- a CDS encoding general stress protein, producing MVNDIKKRAIGVFSSYLDAEKAINDLRDRGFSMDKVSLIARDEATQDEIAGIDVNEVFENKAGEGATAGALTGGILGGITGLLVGLGSLVVPGVGPVLFAGEVASALTSAIAGGAVGVVTGGLFGALLGLGVPEERARIYNERVASGGYLVIVDGTTKDIINAETILMNRGIQEYGVYDVPTATDMQNPEHDATTEVPRSTEYPQPTSETVTSDDPQVIIVDRREQI from the coding sequence ATGGTCAATGATATAAAAAAACGCGCAATTGGTGTATTTTCTAGTTATTTAGATGCAGAAAAAGCAATCAATGATTTGCGCGATCGCGGTTTCTCTATGGATAAAGTTTCGCTCATTGCCCGCGACGAAGCAACTCAAGACGAAATCGCCGGAATTGATGTGAACGAAGTTTTTGAGAACAAAGCTGGTGAAGGCGCAACAGCCGGAGCACTAACAGGTGGTATCCTAGGAGGAATCACAGGCTTACTTGTTGGTTTGGGTAGTCTTGTCGTTCCTGGTGTAGGTCCAGTACTATTTGCTGGAGAAGTTGCTTCAGCGTTAACGAGTGCGATCGCCGGAGGTGCGGTTGGAGTTGTAACTGGTGGTTTATTTGGTGCATTGCTTGGTTTAGGTGTTCCAGAAGAAAGAGCCAGAATTTATAACGAACGAGTAGCGAGTGGGGGTTATTTGGTCATCGTTGATGGTACGACAAAAGACATCATCAACGCCGAAACCATTTTAATGAATCGAGGTATTCAAGAGTACGGCGTCTACGATGTTCCAACTGCTACTGATATGCAAAATCCCGAACATGATGCAACAACTGAGGTACCTCGCAGCACAGAATACCCTCAACCAACTAGCGAAACTGTTACGAGTGACGATCCTCAGGTCATCATTGTCGATCGCCGCGAGCAGATTTAG
- a CDS encoding sensor histidine kinase KdpD, translated as MHRWIIPTLSEILASNDAKHDGYSSNSCVVSASSEESAVANKSAKAAQQWRVAIAALENLLRQTLLQDTVDTNCNSAPQGVVLASFAPAIANPQLMSKLRAWTFTKDSWQHQLLPADANRVAAQEMLQLAAESGVVFPLLPGDPLAQEQFCLVLTAQFSLVMVLAENGSVPVFLFSFEPEVVEQAWYALRARAALTTSESVVHLDKLVQQYYPIAPNYQTVMHFSRLLLRYMPEVPPEAVRDGGATRNYNSELNFSAPRSDVELLQAFAHEVRTPLTTIRTLTRLLLKRRDLATDAIKRLEIIDHECTEQIDRMELLFRAAELEKCTTKQPGTYLTAMSLTQVLQQSIPRWQKQASRRNLTLDVVLPQQQLPTVVSDPKMLDRVLTGLIENFTRSLPPGSHIQVQVIPAGDQLKLQLLPKSQLSDKDRQQSTVPPIRKSLGQLLTFQPETGTISLNMTATKQLFQAIGGKLIVRQRPDEGEVLTIFLPLDVKQTEYCS; from the coding sequence GTGCACAGATGGATAATCCCAACACTGAGTGAAATACTAGCAAGCAACGATGCAAAACACGATGGCTATAGTAGCAATTCCTGTGTAGTGTCAGCAAGTAGCGAAGAGTCTGCTGTGGCAAATAAGTCTGCAAAAGCAGCGCAGCAATGGCGGGTAGCGATCGCTGCATTAGAGAACCTATTACGACAAACACTTCTTCAAGACACAGTTGATACGAATTGCAACTCAGCGCCTCAAGGAGTTGTATTGGCAAGTTTTGCACCAGCGATCGCCAATCCTCAACTGATGAGCAAGCTACGTGCTTGGACTTTTACCAAAGATTCTTGGCAGCATCAACTACTGCCAGCAGATGCGAATCGCGTTGCAGCACAAGAAATGCTACAATTAGCTGCCGAATCAGGAGTTGTATTCCCATTACTTCCTGGAGATCCGCTAGCACAAGAACAGTTTTGTTTGGTATTAACTGCACAGTTTAGCTTGGTAATGGTTTTAGCCGAAAACGGCAGTGTACCAGTATTTTTATTTTCGTTTGAACCAGAAGTCGTTGAACAAGCTTGGTATGCGCTGCGAGCACGAGCCGCGCTGACAACTTCTGAGTCAGTAGTACATCTTGATAAATTAGTTCAACAATATTATCCCATTGCGCCAAATTACCAGACGGTGATGCACTTTAGTCGCTTGCTGTTGCGGTATATGCCTGAAGTACCACCGGAAGCAGTTCGCGATGGTGGTGCAACTCGAAATTATAACTCAGAACTTAATTTCTCTGCGCCGCGGTCTGATGTGGAATTACTTCAAGCATTTGCGCACGAAGTGCGGACACCGTTGACAACGATTCGGACATTAACTCGCTTGCTTCTCAAACGCCGCGATCTGGCAACTGATGCGATCAAACGATTAGAAATTATCGACCACGAGTGTACCGAGCAAATTGACCGCATGGAACTTTTATTTCGTGCGGCAGAACTAGAAAAGTGTACTACTAAGCAGCCAGGGACTTATTTAACGGCAATGTCTCTAACGCAGGTATTACAGCAGAGTATTCCGCGTTGGCAAAAACAAGCGAGTCGGCGTAACTTGACGTTGGATGTTGTTTTACCGCAGCAACAGCTACCAACTGTCGTTAGCGATCCGAAAATGCTCGATCGAGTATTGACAGGATTAATTGAAAACTTTACACGCAGCTTACCCCCAGGAAGCCATATACAAGTGCAAGTTATTCCGGCAGGAGATCAGTTAAAGTTGCAATTGTTGCCGAAGTCTCAGCTAAGTGACAAAGACAGACAACAATCTACAGTTCCACCAATTCGCAAGTCGCTTGGTCAGTTACTCACGTTTCAACCTGAAACAGGCACTATCAGCTTAAATATGACAGCGACCAAGCAGCTATTTCAAGCAATTGGCGGTAAACTCATCGTGCGCCAACGCCCAGACGAAGGCGAAGTCTTGACGATTTTCTTACCGTTAGACGTTAAGCAAACCGAATATTGCAGTTAG
- a CDS encoding DUF2087 domain-containing protein — protein MQNFLVDGRLKEIPASRKKRVVIFKWLASQFKTRVKYPEIKVNTILKRFHEDCATLRRELIGYQFMQRENSIYWRVPNEEVESG, from the coding sequence TTGCAAAACTTTCTTGTTGATGGACGACTCAAAGAAATTCCGGCGAGTCGAAAAAAGCGCGTTGTGATTTTTAAGTGGTTAGCAAGCCAATTTAAAACAAGAGTCAAGTATCCCGAAATCAAAGTTAATACAATCCTCAAGCGCTTCCACGAAGACTGTGCCACATTACGTCGCGAACTGATCGGCTATCAATTCATGCAACGCGAGAATAGTATCTACTGGCGCGTACCTAATGAAGAAGTAGAGAGTGGTTAG
- a CDS encoding DICT sensory domain-containing protein, whose amino-acid sequence MDSLYKSILNVEPPPQLLAVSPVTLLSLVRATIDVLIENQILATLWLKLPPGEIWHAEIQRYHNQVQPPHTTYVIVPQGGDNADKLNFPHVTTPLKLNHQSRREYFLAIASSHFCGLILAYRLGPKQRQQKLRESASSTTIRKKPPLVAFYSFEGRVIQPVLNSLNSASQSTSAGLTANFDEVPAIPEPLLLNQILTRQIHHQEQIRSRTKLRRDRLLSRATRAKKQTSFSLKDEFVSELCQELRTPLAHMKMALSLLNSPQLKPAQKQRYLQVLSTECDRQNSLINGLLDLIQLERAVQTPLESVRLSEIVPGVVSTYQPLATEKGIMLAYTVPEDLPPVSCVSAWLKQIVINLLHNSIKFTPTNGQVWVRSRLQGDFVQLEFRDTGIGIAPSEIPKIFDRFYRVRPAAGEEGSGAGLGLTIVQQLLLRCGGSISVKSRLGEGSTFNVLLPVDPAERLGS is encoded by the coding sequence ATGGATTCGCTTTATAAATCTATTCTGAATGTCGAACCGCCCCCGCAACTTTTAGCCGTCAGCCCTGTCACTTTGCTTTCCCTAGTTAGAGCAACAATTGATGTCCTGATTGAAAATCAAATTTTAGCAACACTGTGGCTCAAGCTACCGCCAGGGGAAATTTGGCACGCAGAAATTCAGCGTTACCACAACCAAGTACAGCCGCCGCATACTACCTACGTTATTGTTCCCCAAGGCGGCGACAATGCCGACAAACTGAACTTTCCTCACGTAACCACCCCACTTAAACTGAATCATCAGTCGCGTCGGGAATACTTTTTGGCGATCGCCTCTAGTCATTTTTGTGGTCTGATTCTGGCATACCGCCTAGGACCAAAGCAGCGACAACAGAAACTCAGAGAAAGTGCATCCTCAACGACAATCCGTAAAAAACCACCGTTAGTTGCGTTTTACTCGTTTGAAGGACGCGTGATTCAACCAGTACTTAACAGTCTCAATAGCGCGAGCCAATCAACATCAGCAGGGTTGACAGCTAATTTTGATGAAGTGCCAGCGATTCCTGAGCCGCTATTGTTAAATCAAATCTTAACCAGACAAATTCATCACCAAGAACAAATTCGCAGTCGCACTAAACTCCGCCGCGATCGCTTACTTAGTAGAGCCACTCGTGCGAAAAAGCAAACTAGTTTTTCTTTGAAAGATGAGTTTGTGAGTGAGCTATGTCAAGAACTGCGGACACCATTAGCACATATGAAGATGGCACTCAGTTTACTCAATTCTCCACAACTCAAACCTGCACAAAAACAAAGGTATTTGCAAGTACTTAGTACCGAATGCGATCGCCAAAACTCGTTGATTAATGGTTTATTAGACTTAATCCAGCTAGAACGTGCGGTGCAAACACCTTTAGAATCAGTACGCTTAAGTGAAATTGTCCCTGGTGTTGTCAGTACATATCAGCCTCTGGCAACTGAAAAAGGCATCATGCTGGCTTACACTGTACCGGAGGATTTACCCCCTGTTTCTTGTGTGAGTGCTTGGCTCAAACAAATTGTAATTAATTTATTGCACAACAGCATCAAGTTTACTCCTACTAACGGTCAAGTTTGGGTGCGATCGCGTCTTCAAGGTGATTTTGTCCAACTCGAATTTCGCGACACAGGTATTGGCATTGCACCAAGTGAAATTCCTAAGATCTTCGATCGGTTCTACCGCGTTCGTCCCGCTGCTGGTGAGGAGGGTAGTGGTGCTGGGCTTGGTTTAACAATTGTGCAGCAACTTCTCTTACGCTGTGGTGGCTCGATTTCAGTCAAAAGCCGCTTAGGAGAAGGTTCGACTTTTAATGTGCTTTTACCTGTAGATCCTGCTGAGAGGTTAGGGAGTTGA
- a CDS encoding UDP-N-acetylmuramoyl-L-alanyl-D-glutamate--2,6-diaminopimelate ligase, which produces MKLRDLLTNIASVVEIPQHPAIDMEVIGLKTNSHACQAGDLFIGMPGTRVDGGEFWQSAIASGAIAALISSDAAKKQPATNDACVIVATDMVEACASCAAAFYGYPAKQLKLVGVTGTNGKTTTTHLIEFFLVQAQFPTALMGTLYTRWQGYEQTATHTTPFAVELQQQLAAARDAGCQWGVMEVSSHALAQGRVMGCPFEVGVFTNLTQDHLDFHKDMEDYFAAKALLFSPDYLQGRAVINADDPYGQRLIAQIPRPQLWRYSIHNAEADFWTSDLHYEPTGVSGTLHTPKGDIAFHSPLVGEYNLSNMLAAVAAALHLGVDLELIAQALPKFTEVPGRMERVQIAPEQDISVIVDYAHTPDSLENLLKASRPFIPGKMICVFGCGGDRDRTKRPKMGAIAAQLADIAVVTSDNPRTEDPERILQDILAGIPETVQPKVICDRASAIRTAILEAEPGDGVLIAGKGHEDYQILGTEKIHFDDREQARFALQERHNAQKMQVSGGY; this is translated from the coding sequence ATGAAATTGCGGGATTTATTAACAAATATTGCAAGTGTTGTCGAAATTCCCCAACACCCTGCAATCGATATGGAAGTAATAGGGTTAAAAACAAACTCTCATGCTTGCCAAGCGGGAGATCTATTTATTGGAATGCCAGGAACGCGAGTCGATGGTGGCGAATTTTGGCAAAGTGCGATCGCATCAGGAGCGATCGCCGCTTTAATTTCCAGCGATGCGGCCAAAAAACAGCCTGCGACAAACGATGCTTGCGTCATTGTGGCAACTGATATGGTAGAAGCGTGCGCCTCTTGTGCTGCGGCTTTTTATGGCTATCCTGCAAAACAGCTAAAACTTGTGGGGGTGACGGGTACAAATGGCAAAACAACAACAACGCACCTCATTGAATTTTTTCTCGTGCAAGCACAATTTCCTACCGCATTGATGGGGACTCTCTACACGCGATGGCAAGGTTACGAGCAAACGGCAACGCATACTACGCCCTTCGCCGTTGAACTTCAACAACAATTAGCCGCAGCCCGTGACGCTGGTTGTCAGTGGGGTGTCATGGAAGTGAGTTCCCATGCTTTAGCCCAAGGGCGAGTCATGGGCTGTCCGTTTGAAGTTGGGGTGTTCACAAATTTAACGCAAGACCACCTCGATTTCCACAAGGATATGGAAGATTATTTTGCGGCAAAAGCACTGTTATTTAGTCCCGACTATCTTCAAGGACGTGCAGTGATTAATGCTGACGATCCTTACGGACAAAGGCTCATTGCGCAAATCCCAAGACCGCAACTATGGCGCTATAGCATCCACAATGCAGAAGCGGATTTTTGGACGAGCGATCTTCACTACGAACCGACGGGCGTGAGTGGAACGTTACATACACCTAAAGGAGATATTGCGTTTCATTCGCCTTTAGTTGGCGAGTACAACCTTTCAAATATGTTGGCAGCTGTCGCTGCAGCATTACATCTGGGTGTAGATTTAGAATTAATTGCCCAAGCTCTACCAAAATTTACAGAAGTTCCAGGGCGGATGGAACGCGTGCAAATCGCTCCAGAGCAAGACATTAGCGTGATTGTCGATTACGCGCACACCCCCGATAGTTTAGAAAATTTACTCAAAGCCTCGCGCCCGTTTATTCCAGGTAAGATGATCTGCGTGTTTGGTTGTGGTGGCGATCGCGATCGCACAAAGCGTCCAAAAATGGGAGCAATTGCCGCGCAACTAGCAGATATCGCGGTTGTTACGTCAGATAACCCGCGTACCGAAGACCCCGAACGCATTTTGCAGGATATTTTAGCCGGAATTCCTGAAACAGTGCAGCCCAAGGTTATCTGCGATCGCGCGAGTGCCATTCGTACCGCAATTCTCGAAGCCGAACCAGGAGATGGCGTGCTCATTGCAGGTAAAGGACACGAAGATTACCAAATTTTAGGAACAGAAAAAATTCACTTTGACGATCGCGAACAAGCAAGATTTGCTTTACAAGAAAGACACAACGCCCAAAAGATGCAAGTGAGTGGCGGCTATTAG
- a CDS encoding glutaredoxin family protein produces MRLILYSKPGCHLCEGLEEKLAQIHSFSFDLEVRDITTRTDWLQAYQYEVPVLCYDNNGKEAQIPRPSPRASVAQLEQLLQKYLKTRDSH; encoded by the coding sequence ATGCGATTAATCTTATACAGTAAGCCTGGTTGCCATTTGTGTGAGGGATTGGAGGAAAAATTGGCACAAATTCACTCATTCAGCTTTGATTTGGAAGTACGCGACATTACAACTCGTACCGATTGGTTGCAAGCATATCAGTACGAAGTTCCAGTCCTTTGCTACGACAACAATGGGAAAGAAGCACAAATTCCTCGCCCTTCTCCCCGCGCTAGCGTGGCACAGTTGGAGCAATTGCTACAGAAATATCTCAAAACTCGTGATTCACACTAA
- the cysH gene encoding phosphoadenosine phosphosulfate reductase — translation MSLSTESSHSQIDNFDLEQLNQRFDTAHPREILAWCVEHIVKGLVQTSAFNVDDMVITDILYRDLKHAIPIIFLDTLHHFPQTLELVAKAKETYNLDLRIYKTPDADSRAAFAAKYGEALWNKDIEKFHYVTKIEPLQRGLDELNTVAWITGRRRDQAMTRANMPVFELDAQQRLKVNPLASWTRKDSWNYVFQHNVIYNPLHDQGYPSIGDEPITTPVAEGEDERAGRWRGTGKTECGIHI, via the coding sequence ATGAGCCTGTCGACCGAATCTTCTCATAGCCAAATTGACAATTTTGATTTAGAACAACTTAACCAAAGATTTGATACTGCTCATCCGAGAGAGATTTTAGCTTGGTGCGTTGAGCATATTGTAAAGGGACTAGTGCAAACAAGTGCCTTTAATGTTGATGATATGGTTATCACTGATATCTTATATCGCGACCTCAAGCACGCAATTCCAATTATTTTTCTCGACACGTTACATCACTTTCCACAAACACTAGAATTGGTTGCCAAAGCGAAAGAAACTTACAATCTTGACCTGCGCATCTACAAAACTCCTGACGCAGACTCGCGTGCAGCGTTTGCCGCTAAATATGGCGAAGCTTTGTGGAATAAGGATATCGAAAAATTCCACTACGTCACAAAAATTGAACCTTTGCAGCGTGGTTTGGACGAACTGAACACCGTTGCTTGGATTACGGGGCGACGTCGCGACCAAGCGATGACGCGTGCCAATATGCCAGTATTTGAATTAGATGCCCAACAGCGTCTTAAGGTGAATCCTTTAGCAAGTTGGACGCGGAAAGATTCCTGGAACTATGTCTTCCAACACAATGTCATTTATAACCCACTCCACGACCAAGGTTATCCGAGTATCGGCGACGAACCTATCACTACCCCCGTTGCTGAAGGCGAAGACGAACGTGCAGGGCGCTGGCGCGGTACAGGTAAAACTGAATGCGGAATTCATATCTAA
- the sbcD gene encoding exonuclease subunit SbcD, with protein sequence MLKILHLSDIHMGSSFSHGRIDPQTGTNTRLEDFVKTLSRCIDRAIAEPVDLVVFGGDAFPDATPPPFVQEKFASQFRRLVDAQIPTVLLVGNHDQHSQGQGGASLCIYRTLGVPGFIVGDRLMTHYIQTRNGPIQVISLPWLTRSTLLTRPETEGLSLAEVNQLLIERLRVALEGEIRSLNPEVPTVLLGHLMVDNASYGAERFLAVGKGFTVPLSLLARPCFDYVALGHVHRHQNLNKSNDPPIVYPGSIERVDFSEEKEDKGYVLVEIERGKVRWEFCPLPVRKFCTIDVDVSNAADPQAKILKAIAQKNIHDAVVRLIYKLRSEQLDQIDTALLHQTLSPAHTYTIQPELVSQLARPRVPELGTSNAIDPIEALKTYLNNREDLKDISAPMLEAAHKLLAGDTEEWFNIEPRSADNADASNPEATNNTDRQLRLL encoded by the coding sequence ATGCTCAAAATCCTCCACTTATCCGATATACATATGGGAAGTAGCTTCTCCCACGGACGTATTGACCCGCAAACGGGAACTAATACACGTTTGGAAGATTTTGTCAAGACGCTTTCACGGTGTATCGACCGCGCGATCGCAGAACCAGTTGACTTGGTTGTTTTTGGGGGCGATGCGTTTCCAGATGCAACACCACCACCGTTTGTTCAAGAAAAATTTGCGAGTCAGTTTCGCCGATTGGTTGATGCGCAAATCCCCACAGTTTTGTTAGTTGGCAATCACGACCAGCATTCGCAAGGACAAGGGGGAGCGAGTTTGTGTATTTATCGGACTTTGGGCGTGCCAGGATTTATCGTCGGCGATCGCCTGATGACACACTACATCCAAACGCGCAATGGTCCAATTCAAGTCATCTCGTTACCTTGGCTAACCCGTTCCACGCTGCTGACACGCCCCGAAACCGAAGGATTATCTTTAGCTGAAGTCAATCAGCTACTTATTGAACGCTTGCGTGTCGCCCTCGAAGGCGAAATCCGCAGCCTTAACCCAGAAGTACCAACGGTATTATTAGGGCATCTCATGGTTGATAATGCGTCTTACGGTGCTGAACGCTTTTTAGCGGTTGGTAAAGGCTTCACCGTGCCATTATCCTTACTGGCGCGCCCTTGTTTTGACTATGTTGCTTTAGGACATGTCCATCGCCACCAGAACCTCAATAAATCGAACGATCCGCCGATTGTTTATCCAGGTAGTATCGAACGCGTAGATTTTAGCGAAGAAAAAGAAGATAAAGGCTATGTGCTCGTCGAAATCGAACGCGGTAAAGTTCGGTGGGAATTTTGTCCTTTACCCGTGCGGAAATTCTGCACAATTGATGTTGATGTCTCAAATGCTGCCGATCCGCAAGCGAAAATATTAAAGGCGATCGCCCAAAAAAATATTCATGACGCTGTTGTACGTCTTATCTATAAGCTGCGTTCTGAGCAACTCGACCAAATTGATACCGCATTATTGCATCAAACATTAAGTCCAGCACATACATACACAATTCAACCCGAATTAGTTAGCCAACTCGCAAGACCCCGCGTACCCGAACTAGGAACAAGTAACGCGATCGACCCCATAGAAGCCTTAAAAACTTATTTAAATAATCGAGAAGACCTCAAAGATATCTCAGCTCCAATGTTAGAAGCTGCACATAAGTTATTAGCGGGCGATACAGAAGAATGGTTCAACATAGAGCCACGTAGTGCAGACAATGCGGATGCTAGTAACCCAGAAGCTACGAACAATACAGACCGTCAACTGCGCTTACTTTAA